TACAAGCGCTGATATTCCCTTCCTCACCCAAATTGAATACGAGGCTTCACTGCCACCCCTCGACCATTGTTTTTGGGAAGACCTGCTAGAGGGCACGGACACCCCAGCCCTAGCATTTATTGAGGCAGAGTTGCGAACTGATGCCTCGAACTGGGGCAATGTGCATGACTTTATCGTTCTGGAGGAGCAGGGTAAACCTGTGGCGGCGGCGGCGGGGTATGTCCCTAACCCTGAGGATTACTGCCCGCTGCGGCTGTCTCAGTTGGAGGCGATCGCCCAAGCTCTGCATTGGTCAAGCGCTACGACATCCCTGTTTCGCGATCGCTACTTAGGGCTATTTGGAGGGGACTTGACACCCTTTTTCCTCACGCCTCAAGCGCCTTGGATTATCGAGAATGTAGCCGTTCTGCCCGCAGCTCGGGGGCGGGGTTTAGGGAAAACCTTGCTCCAAGCAGTGCTGGAGGAGGGGCGAGCCCAGGGACATTCTCATGCCGGCATCATGGTGATCAACGGCAATGATCGCGCCCGTCACGCCTACGAAGCGGTTGGGTTCAAGCCTTACCAAACCTTCTATGCCGATTATTTCTCGGAGCAGTTCAACATCGAGTTTCCAGGGGTGACTAAGTTTGGGCTGAAGTTAAGCATGTCAAGGGAGTAAGCATGAGAGGTCAACACTGGTACATTGCTTTGCTGATCGGACTCATGTGCATCATTCGGTTTAGCCTCAGCGCTTTCGGCTATGCTAATCCACCTTGGTTCATGGAGGAAGTTGGCATTTCGCTGTCTGCTAACCCCCAAATGCCCTATGCAATTCGAGCTTGGGCCATCAGAGATATGGTGCTCTCTCTGTTGGTTATCGTAGCCGATAAAACAGCGATCAAGCTCCTGCTGGCTGGCTGTATTGTCATTGATTTTACAGATATTATTTCTGCTTACCTAAGTGGTGTAGCAGGATTGTTTGGCGTAGAGGATGGTTGGTTACTGAAACTAACGTCAACGGCGATCGCCGCCTTGCTCCTAGAACTGTCCGCCTTGATAGTGCTTGCTATTCCAAGAACAACCTCAACTCAACAGGAGAATGCTGATGACGTTTGAAAATGTTTTAGTTGCCGGTGCCAGTCGCGGCATTGGGTTGGCTGTAGCCGAGCATTTGCAAGCAAGGTGCGATGGCCCCTTAG
This sequence is a window from Leptolyngbya sp. CCY15150. Protein-coding genes within it:
- a CDS encoding GNAT family N-acetyltransferase, whose protein sequence is MSILLTTRKATSADIPFLTQIEYEASLPPLDHCFWEDLLEGTDTPALAFIEAELRTDASNWGNVHDFIVLEEQGKPVAAAAGYVPNPEDYCPLRLSQLEAIAQALHWSSATTSLFRDRYLGLFGGDLTPFFLTPQAPWIIENVAVLPAARGRGLGKTLLQAVLEEGRAQGHSHAGIMVINGNDRARHAYEAVGFKPYQTFYADYFSEQFNIEFPGVTKFGLKLSMSRE